The genomic DNA CGAACCGCCTTCGATGCTCAACAGCGTCGACATATCCGACAGCGAGATCGGCGTCTGTTGGGGATCTTTGGGGAGTTCGAGCCAGCCGGCTCGCTGGGCGACAAAACTGGCCGCGTTCGCTAACAGGACCACCAACCCCAGGGCGACGATCACGCCATCGACGCCCCAGCCGACGGGAGTCCGGTATTCCAGCGGCAGGATGTCGCCGCCCTGCCAGACTCGTCGCAGTGCGATCGACCAAGCGATCAAACTGGCAGCGATCATCGCCAACACAAACAGGCCAAAGACAGCCGAGAAGATTTCCAGAGGGCTCATCAATAAAGTGCTACAGGTGGGAGTGAGTCGGCTGAGTGGTGTTCTCTGTAAAACTAATTCAAAGTCGCAGCGAAAAACAGGCTACCGCAAGCCCTCGCGTTTGGGCCGCAAGCTGTAGACCACGATCCCCGAAGCCACCACCGCGAGGCTCAACAGCAGGCTGGTCGGACTCTGTTGATAACGATACAGGCAACCGATGACCGCGATTCCCAGCGTCACCGTTCCGAAACTGGCGGGCAACAGCGGCCATAGGATCACTGGCCGTTTCCCCGGCACGCCGCGGAATCTGGGCAGCAACAGGCACAGCACCGTTGCCGCGGCGCTGACCGAGAGCAGAAAGCTTGTGTAGTCCAGCAGATCTTGGATCGAAGCCACGCAGACCAACAGCGTCGCCAATGCGGCTTGCACGAGGATCGCAGTCCGCGGCACGCCATCGCCCGGGATTAACCAGCTTGGCAACATCCCATCTTCCGCCATCTTCACATAGACGCGTGGGCCGGCTTGCAGCATTGCCGAAACGCTAGTCGCCAACGACAGCGCGACCAGCAATTGCACTGCCAATCCAAGCGATTCGCCCCCGAGGTGATCGGCTACGACGGCAGCGATATCGCCGCGACCGACGATCGCATCCGTTGCTGTCGCAAATAAGAAGATCGCGTTGATTAACAAGTAGAGGAGCGACACGCCGAGCGTGGCAAACAACATCGATCGGCGAACCGTTCTGCGTCCCAACTTGGCTTCGCCGGCGACGTAAATCGATGCGTTGAAGCCGGCAAAGCTGAACGAGATCCACATCAATTGGTTCGCGTAGGTAGAAATGCCCGGCCCCGGTGCTGCCGCCGATGCCGACGCCGCGAACTGCGCTGGCCAATCGATCGATGCGACGCCGATGGCGATGAACAGGCTGATCGCCACCAACTTGATGCCAACCAAGATGTTCTGGCCGATCGCGCCGGTGCCGGTTCGAAACAGATGCAGCAGAGCTGCACAGGCGATCAAAGCGACGGCGACGAGCATCTTCTCTTCGTCCGAATCGATCTTCAACTGAGCTGGCAGGTAGTTCACAAACGTGGTGGCGGCGAAGGCGATCGCGCCGGTAAATCCCGCGAGCAGCGAGATCCATCCGGCCATGAACCCGGCCAACGGATGAACGGCTCGCGAGAGGAACAGATATTCCCCGCCGCTGCGGACCAATTGCCGCGATAGCCCGCCGTAACAGATCGCTCCTGCGATGGCGATGATCGCCGCGATCGCCCACATCGCCAACACGCGGATCGGCGAACCCAAGGCCTGCAGCGAATATCCGCTGGTCGTGTATACGCCGGCGCCGATCATATTGGCGACTACCAAACAAACCAGCGACGTCATACCAATCGTTCGTTTGGGTTTTGTCGTGCTATTCAATCGATCGCCCAAAAGAGACTGCAAACCCGCAGTTTTAGGTTCGCCGGTGGGGCCCGTCCAGACCACGACGGGCAACAACGCGTCCGAGTGCGGGAAGATCCGTCGATCGACTACGTCGCCAGCTGAAAAGAGGTTAGTATAGATAGCTGGCGCCGGATGTCGCACCGCAATGGCCAAAGGAACGTGCTTGTGTTACCCAAAGAAGAACTCGTCGAACAGGCTTACTTTTTCCGTATCCTCAGTGAACGGATGGGGGAACGCTTGGCGATGCAAGACCTGCTCAAACAGGTCAAATTCGAATTGCTGACGAGCACCAAGCTGCCGATGGCTGTCGATTTCCTGCTGACCGAACTGCTGCACGGCGGAGCGATGGGGCCGGCGATGCGTCGGATGCAACACTACTTCACATCGTTCCAGACCTATCTGGTCGAGGAAGCTGAATTCGAACGCGGCCGATTTGGAATGCAGACCGCTGTCAAAGTGTTGCAGTTCGATGCCGAATATCGCAGCGGCCAGCCGAGTCGGCAGGGTTGCTTTCTGTACCAATTCGAAGCCCTTTGCCGGAACCGTCTGCGATACGATCAAGGGCTCAAGGCGATGAGCGAGGATCCGATCTACGACGCCGACTGGAAGCAGTGGCTGTTGGAGGTTCGCCATCAAATTGGCTTGGTCGACCTGGCCGATATGATCTTTCTTCGCAGCGAGGAATATGTCCAACGCAAGCGTGCGATCGAAGGCCCTGAATTCGAACCGAAGCTGCCGCCGCTGTTCGGTCAGCACGAGGGGCGGATGGCGATGGCCAATCATCGTAAAGATCCGCTGTTTCTGTTCGCCGCGATGCAGCGTCATCTCGGCTATCCCGCCGTCCCACGCTTGGCACCGCCCGACCCGACGGCGGAGATCGTTCCTCAGTTGCAGCGACGGATGGAGCGATTGGAAACGCGAATGAAGATCATGGAGGAAGAGCAGCGGCACGGGCTCGATATCACCAAGTTTTACGTCGACCCGCACAAACCGCCATCCGATCACGATTCGGACATCGACGATTGAAGCACTGCGGCGATGCGTCCCGTCTCGCAAATCGAGCCGCGTTCCGATTGATCCTTCCTACTGATACCGAACATCGAAATGAGTATCTTCGCCGACCCCACCGCTCCCCGATCGATAGTTCGTCGCGACTTCTTGCGTCAGTTGTCCGCTGCGGGAACCGCGGCGTTGGCGGCCGGTGCGCCGCGGGCTCTGGCGTCCGAAGCGGGCGGCGCGGTAGAGCATCCTCGCCCGACGGCAGACGCTTGTATTCTGTTGTGGATGGGGGGCGGCATGGCGGCGCCAGACACCTTCGATCCCAAACGCTACCTGCCGTACAAACCGGGGCTGAAGGTGGCCGACATGTTGAGCACCTTTCCGGCGATCGATACCGCTGTCGATTCGATCAAGATCTGCGAGGGGCTGGAGAACATCGCCGGCGTGCTGGACCAAGGGACCCTGATTCGATCGCACGTGCAACCCGATCTCGGCAGCATCTTGCACTCTCGCCATCAATACCATTGGCATACCGGCTACGTTCCGCCGCAAACCGTCGCGGCACCGCACATCGGTGCCTGGATGTCGCGGGTGCTGGGACCGCGGAATGACGTCATGCCGGCATTCATTAATATCGGTCAACGGCTGGAGGGAGTCGGGGAGAGCGAAGAGCTGAAGGCGTTCACGACGGCTGGTTTTTTTGGCAGCGAATTTGGCCCGATGAATCTTCCTTATCCCGACCAAGCTGCGGTCTCGGTGCGGCCGCCAAAAGGGATGCAGGCCCAGCGGTTTGCCGATCGCAACCGATTGTTCCGGCGACTTGTCGACGCCAGCCCCAACCGGGATTTCATGAGCGATTACCAGCAGGAATCGATGTTGCGATCGATGGATTCCGCCTATCGATTGTTGAGCAGCCGCGATCGCCAAGCGTTCGACATCACGCGAGAACCGAAGGAGAGCTTCGATCGGTACAACACCGGTCGCTTCGGGCAGGGATGTCTGTTGGCCCGGCGGTTGGTCGAATCGGGAGCTCGGTTTGTCGAAGTCACCACCGAATACGTTCCCTTCCTGCACTGGGACACGCACAACGATGGCCATGTCACACTGCAGCGGATGCATCGCGAGATCGATCGCCCGGTGGCTCAATTGATCACCGATCTGCAACAGCGCGGGCTGTTGGACCGAACGCTTGTGATCTTGGCTTCGGAATTCAGCCGGGATGCTTTGATGGAGGGCCAGCCGGGATCCAATGCCAACGATCAAGCGACCGCCAAAGTCGATGTGTTAAGCGAGTTGAAACACTATGGGTTGCACCGACACTTCACCGGCGGATCGAGCGTCTTGATGTTTGGTGGCGGTATGAAACAGGGCTTCCTGTATGGTGCCACCGCGCCGGAGCGACCGCTGATGGCGATCGAAAATCCCGTATCGATTGAAGATCTGCACGCGACGATCATGACCGCGATGGGGATCAGCCCGCAGACCGGTTTCGATATCGAAGGCCGCCCGTTTTATGTCACCGAAGATGGCAAGGGGCGTGCGGTCCAGGATCTGTTTGCTTGATCGATCGACCGGCGCCAGCTCGCTCGCCCGGATCTACCATCCCATCCGGCGGTAGAAATCTCTCAGCACCCATGCCGGCCCGATCAGTAGAAACTGAAGGTCTTGAAAAAAAGCCGGCTTCTTGCCTTCGATTTGGTGGCCGATGAATTGGCCGATCCAAGCGATCACAAACAGCGCCAGCGATGGGATCCAAAGAGGCGTGGCGAGCGTTTGGCGGTAGGCGATAAAGCCGCAGGCAAGCAGCGCGAAAGCGATCGCCATCCCGATCGCAAGGCGTAGCGACATGCGAATGTAGAAAGCAAAAGCGGCGAGCATCGCGACGATGCTCCAGTTGATCGTGATCCAGGATTGCCGCGGGGCGGGCAGCTCCCACAGCAACCCCAAGAACGCGGCGGCGATCACAGGGACGCAGATCCAATGGATCCGTTTGTTGACCGGGTTGCGGTGACTCAGCTCGTATTCCGCAAACCATTCGTCAGCCGATTTTCCCGCCATCGATTTTTCTCCCAACGACGCGTCATCGCGTGAACCTATTATATGTCAGCCGGCGTGGGGCCGAGGACGTTGGCGACACGTATCCCAGGGCAATTCAGCGTTTCAAACTGAAGCGTCACGCGAAACGGTAACCCGACTCGGGAGCGAGGAATTTGAATGGTGCCTTCTTACGCGTCGGGGTGCCTGTATCGCCAAAGCTCAAACCAGGGCTATTCAGTGTTTCAATTTGAGGTATCAGCCGCCACGCGTTAGCGTCCGGTTTACCTGGAGAACCGGACGCTAACGCGTGGCGGCTAATTTGCCTAAGCACAAACACTGATCAGCCCTGAAGCTCAAACCGTGATTTGCTCAGGCCCGGATCTCGGTGGACGTAAGTTCTCCGGCGGCCATGTCGGTTGGCGCGTCTGGTCGCCTGACCGATACGGGGGCGAAAACTCCCGGTCGGCAGAAGGGACGTTTCCTGCTGTCTGGAGGCCTGATTTTCAATTATCATGGGCGGAAGAAAAATGGCGCCGTTGCGTCTTTCCCGCCTCACGCTAATTAACACGCTCCACAGGATCCCACCATGAGTGCATCGTTTTCCTTTTCTCGTCGCGATCTTTTGCGGACCGCAGCTCCCGTTGCGACCGCTGCAATGTTCGCCCCTTCGGCTTTTGCTTGGCAGAGCAAATCGAAGATCCTCAACACCTTGAAGATCGGGATGGTCAAGATCGATGGGGCGTCGTTGGAAGAGCGTTTCCGCGTCGTCAAAGAAGTTGGATTCGACGGCATCGAGATGAACTCTCCCGGAATGGATGTCGCCGAAACCAAAGCCGCGATCAAAGCGACCGGTCTGGTTGTCGACGGCACCGTTTGCGCTGGTCATTGGGGAATTCGGCACACGAGCCCCGATGCAGCGACCCGCGCCAAGGCGCTCGAAAATTTGAAGATCGCACTTCGCGACACCAAAGCTGTCGGCGGCGACACGGTGCTGTTGGTTGTCGGTAAAGGCGAGGATGGCCCCGAGCAAGAGATCTGGGAGCGCTCGGTCGAGAACATCTCCAAAGCCGTTCCGTTGGCAGAAGAATTGAACATGAAGATCGCTATCGAAAACGTCTGGAATCAATTCCTGTACGATCACGAAGGCGATTCGAATCAATCGGCAGATAAGTTCGTGAAGTATGTCGATGAGTTCAACTCACCCGCCGTTGGCATGCAGTTCGACATCGGCAACCACTGGAAATACGGTAACACCGGCGATTGGATCCGCACGCTTGGCAAGCGGATCGTCAAGCTCGACTCCAAGGGGTTCTCGCGAGCCAACAACCGCTTCACCAAGATCGGCGAAGGCGACATCGATTGGAAAGACGTCCGCGCCGCGCTGACCGAGATCGGTTTCGAGGGTTGGTGTGCAGCCGAAGTTGGCGGTGGTGGAAAAGAGCGTTTGGCCGAGGTGCTGGCCAACATGAAACGAACGCTCGGTTAATCCGCAGCGCCCAAGTACACTCTTGCGGTCGAGGTCGCTATCGCGCCTCGGCCGCTTGCTTGCTTCGTAGAGGCTTGTCGATCGGGTTACCGATTCGACCAATCGATTCCCGACATTTGAGCAAGCGCTGCGATCAACGCTTGGGTGCCATCGCGGCCATGTCCTTGAGCCTTCAGCGCTTCGTACAATTGTTTGCCCAAGGCGAGGCCAGGCATCGAGAGTCCCATCCGATGCGATTCGTCCAACACGATCCCCATGTCTTTGATGAAGTGTTCGACGAAAAATCCGGGGTCGTAATCGTTGTCGATGATCTTCGGCCCAAGGTTGGTCAGCGACCAACTGCCCGCGGCTCCCGACCCTACCGATTTCAGCACGGTAGGCAGATCCAGCCCAGCCTTGTAGCCATACAGCAGGGCTTCGCAGACGCCGATCATACCGGTCGCGATCAACGTCTGGTTGACCATCTTGGTGTGTTGCCCCGAACCGGCTGGCCCTTGGTAGACGATGGTCTTTCCCATCGCGTCCCAGCAGGGTTGCAGCGCGTCGACGACTGGTTTGTCGCCACCGATCATGATCGATAGTCGCGCCTCGCGGGCTCCGATATCGCCACCGCTGACCGGCGCATCGACACTCTGCACGCCGCGCTCCTTCGCCGCCTGGTAGATCTCCACCGCTAGCGATGGTTGGCTGGTCGTCATGTCGATCAAGACGCTTCCAGCAGCCGCATTGGCCAAGGTCCCCTCGGGGCCAAAGGTGACCTGCCGCAGGTCGTCGGGAAAGCCGACGATCGTAAAGATGAGATCGCTCCGTTGGGCAACCTCTTTCGGGCTGCTGACCAAACTGGCTCCCTTGGCGACTAAGGAGCCCGCTTTTTCGGGCGAGCGAT from Rosistilla oblonga includes the following:
- a CDS encoding APC family permease, translating into MTSLVCLVVANMIGAGVYTTSGYSLQALGSPIRVLAMWAIAAIIAIAGAICYGGLSRQLVRSGGEYLFLSRAVHPLAGFMAGWISLLAGFTGAIAFAATTFVNYLPAQLKIDSDEEKMLVAVALIACAALLHLFRTGTGAIGQNILVGIKLVAISLFIAIGVASIDWPAQFAASASAAAPGPGISTYANQLMWISFSFAGFNASIYVAGEAKLGRRTVRRSMLFATLGVSLLYLLINAIFLFATATDAIVGRGDIAAVVADHLGGESLGLAVQLLVALSLATSVSAMLQAGPRVYVKMAEDGMLPSWLIPGDGVPRTAILVQAALATLLVCVASIQDLLDYTSFLLSVSAAATVLCLLLPRFRGVPGKRPVILWPLLPASFGTVTLGIAVIGCLYRYQQSPTSLLLSLAVVASGIVVYSLRPKREGLR
- a CDS encoding DUF1501 domain-containing protein, yielding MSIFADPTAPRSIVRRDFLRQLSAAGTAALAAGAPRALASEAGGAVEHPRPTADACILLWMGGGMAAPDTFDPKRYLPYKPGLKVADMLSTFPAIDTAVDSIKICEGLENIAGVLDQGTLIRSHVQPDLGSILHSRHQYHWHTGYVPPQTVAAPHIGAWMSRVLGPRNDVMPAFINIGQRLEGVGESEELKAFTTAGFFGSEFGPMNLPYPDQAAVSVRPPKGMQAQRFADRNRLFRRLVDASPNRDFMSDYQQESMLRSMDSAYRLLSSRDRQAFDITREPKESFDRYNTGRFGQGCLLARRLVESGARFVEVTTEYVPFLHWDTHNDGHVTLQRMHREIDRPVAQLITDLQQRGLLDRTLVILASEFSRDALMEGQPGSNANDQATAKVDVLSELKHYGLHRHFTGGSSVLMFGGGMKQGFLYGATAPERPLMAIENPVSIEDLHATIMTAMGISPQTGFDIEGRPFYVTEDGKGRAVQDLFA
- a CDS encoding DUF962 domain-containing protein gives rise to the protein MAGKSADEWFAEYELSHRNPVNKRIHWICVPVIAAAFLGLLWELPAPRQSWITINWSIVAMLAAFAFYIRMSLRLAIGMAIAFALLACGFIAYRQTLATPLWIPSLALFVIAWIGQFIGHQIEGKKPAFFQDLQFLLIGPAWVLRDFYRRMGW
- a CDS encoding sugar phosphate isomerase/epimerase family protein, whose translation is MSASFSFSRRDLLRTAAPVATAAMFAPSAFAWQSKSKILNTLKIGMVKIDGASLEERFRVVKEVGFDGIEMNSPGMDVAETKAAIKATGLVVDGTVCAGHWGIRHTSPDAATRAKALENLKIALRDTKAVGGDTVLLVVGKGEDGPEQEIWERSVENISKAVPLAEELNMKIAIENVWNQFLYDHEGDSNQSADKFVKYVDEFNSPAVGMQFDIGNHWKYGNTGDWIRTLGKRIVKLDSKGFSRANNRFTKIGEGDIDWKDVRAALTEIGFEGWCAAEVGGGGKERLAEVLANMKRTLG
- a CDS encoding NAD(P)-dependent oxidoreductase, with protein sequence MLTIEANKTRIGWIGTGVMGRSMCGHLIDAGFPMTIYNRSPEKAGSLVAKGASLVSSPKEVAQRSDLIFTIVGFPDDLRQVTFGPEGTLANAAAGSVLIDMTTSQPSLAVEIYQAAKERGVQSVDAPVSGGDIGAREARLSIMIGGDKPVVDALQPCWDAMGKTIVYQGPAGSGQHTKMVNQTLIATGMIGVCEALLYGYKAGLDLPTVLKSVGSGAAGSWSLTNLGPKIIDNDYDPGFFVEHFIKDMGIVLDESHRMGLSMPGLALGKQLYEALKAQGHGRDGTQALIAALAQMSGIDWSNR